One genomic window of Candidatus Schekmanbacteria bacterium includes the following:
- a CDS encoding Crp/Fnr family transcriptional regulator: MKDEEKALLKKIPLFEDLDEDAMKKVISIARKKIFRKNEIIFEDGDEAESFYIILSGQVKIYKLSNDGKEQILHIIEKGESFGEAALFSGGNYPAYAEAIEDSMLISIPKDQFLSILKNTPELSLKMLASLSRYLIQFNRMIEELSLKEVSSRLAGFLLDEIKKNKSIEAKDNVVFEIGISKVQLARKLGTVNETLYRTFKKMKEKGIIDFKGKKVKIINAEKLKALAEGKKR; the protein is encoded by the coding sequence ATGAAAGATGAAGAAAAAGCTCTGTTAAAAAAAATACCTCTCTTTGAAGACCTTGATGAGGATGCAATGAAAAAAGTTATCTCAATTGCAAGAAAAAAAATTTTTCGTAAGAATGAAATTATATTTGAGGATGGAGATGAAGCAGAAAGCTTTTATATTATTCTTTCAGGGCAGGTAAAGATTTACAAGCTTTCAAATGACGGCAAGGAGCAGATTCTTCATATCATTGAAAAAGGGGAAAGTTTTGGAGAAGCGGCGCTTTTTTCAGGAGGAAACTATCCTGCTTATGCCGAAGCAATTGAAGATTCTATGCTCATCTCGATACCAAAAGACCAATTTTTATCTATTTTGAAAAACACACCTGAGCTATCTCTTAAGATGCTTGCATCGCTTTCGCGATACCTTATACAGTTTAACAGAATGATCGAAGAGCTTTCGCTGAAGGAGGTCTCGTCGCGCCTTGCAGGATTTTTGCTCGATGAAATAAAAAAGAATAAATCTATTGAGGCAAAAGATAATGTTGTTTTTGAAATCGGAATCAGTAAAGTTCAACTTGCACGAAAATTAGGTACAGTAAATGAGACATTGTACCGCACTTTCAAGAAAATGAAAGAAAAGGGAATTATTGATTTCAAGGGGAAGAAAGTAAAAATAATAAATGCAGAAAAATTGAAAGCACTGGCTGAAGGAAAGAAAAGATAA